Proteins co-encoded in one Euzebyales bacterium genomic window:
- the rpsO gene encoding 30S ribosomal protein S15 produces the protein MSRAVIADKQQIIAEYATDEHDTGSPEVQVALLTARINHLTEHLKTHKKDHHSRRGLLQMVGRRRRLLGYLQQTDVERYRTLIKRLGLRR, from the coding sequence ATGAGCAGAGCGGTCATCGCTGACAAGCAGCAGATCATCGCCGAGTACGCGACCGACGAGCACGACACCGGCTCGCCGGAGGTGCAGGTCGCGCTCCTGACGGCGCGGATCAACCACCTCACCGAACACCTGAAGACCCACAAGAAGGACCACCATTCGCGCCGCGGTCTGCTCCAGATGGTGGGCCGCCGCCGCCGGCTCCTCGGCTACCTGCAACAGACCGACGTCGAGCGGTATCGGACGCTGATCAAGCGCCTCGGACTGCGTCGGTGA